The proteins below come from a single Argentina anserina chromosome 1, drPotAnse1.1, whole genome shotgun sequence genomic window:
- the LOC126799027 gene encoding protein LIKE COV 2-like, with translation MAEEKESASIPLSQAENGGPDPEDPAKSPPSSPNSSTRKACCFVLQSWVSKKFMTGIVVLFPVAVTFFVTWWFIQFVDGFFSPLYEQLGIEIFGLGFITSLLFVFFVGIFVSSWMGATVISVGEWIIKKMPFVKHIYSASKQISAAISPDQNTTAFKEVAIIRHPRVGEYAFGFITSTVTLQRDNEDEELCSVFVPTNHLYIGDIFLVNSKDILRPNLSIREGIEIIVSGGMTMPQIISPQERVTQQSDKIPLNRIK, from the exons ATGGCGGAAGAAAAGGAGTCGGCGTCGATCCCACTTAGTCAAGCTGAGAACGGCGGTCCCGATCCCGAAGACCCGGCCAAGTCTCCCCCTAGCTCTCCCAATTCCTCCACTCGCAAG GCTTGTTGCTTTGTTCTCCAGAGTTGGGTGTCGAAGAAGTTTATGACCGGAAT TGTAGTTCTGTTTCCTGTTGCGGTTACATTCTTTGTTACGTGGTGGTTTATCCAGTTTGTTGATGGGTTCTTCAGCCCACTCTACGAGCAGCTTGGCATTGAGATATTTG GACTTGGATTTATCACATCCTTACTTTTCGTATTCTTTGTTGGTATCTTTGTTTCCTCATGGATGGGTGCCACTGTTATCTCTGTGGGAGAATGGATTATAAAGAAAATGCCTTTTGTTAAGCATATCTACTCCGCCTCCAAACAAATTAGTGCCGCAATTTCTCCAG ACCAAAATACCACAGCTTTTAAAGAGGTAGCAATTATCCGTCACCCACGTGTTGGTGAATATGCATTTGGGTTTATCACATCAACCGTTACCCTTCAG AGGGATAACGAAGATGAAGAGTTGTGTAGTGTTTTTGTCCCAACaaatcatctatatataggTGATATATTTCTTGTTAACTCCAAGGATATCTTAAGACCAAATCTGTCTATCCGAGAAGGCATAG AGATCATTGTTTCCGGGGGTATGACAATGCCCCAAATCATTTCTCCTCAAGAAAGGGTTACCCAACAGAGTGATAAAATTCCTTTGAACAGAATAAAGTGA